A stretch of the Actinomyces qiguomingii genome encodes the following:
- a CDS encoding phosphatase PAP2 family protein translates to MTTPSTSATISPEYRTESPRPDTWRNRRALAGVLAALSAMAVFAVWWLSVMLPTGQAMEQTAFVGSRIGARFVTAHARSLLHVVSLPAAVGLVLVVLLGALWRGSRRRALWAAAAVVAINVSTQVIKYLILWRPDYGLSLRFGGLNTLPSGHTAVAASAAVALIVVAAPRWRPAAAWAGALLAAAMGYSTLACQWHRPGDVIAALLLATAWGAAAIACGAWADEPAELGEVEPGEHGPAERVSAAAVLGGLGILAAVVALALEVLTWRGVVDGGGVVAVAAGQITRTGAFIAYAAGAVGTVAVASMGMAALALLCPSASTTGKR, encoded by the coding sequence ATGACAACTCCCAGCACCAGCGCGACGATCTCCCCTGAATACCGCACCGAATCGCCTCGGCCCGATACGTGGCGTAACCGGCGTGCGTTGGCTGGCGTCCTGGCCGCCCTCAGCGCGATGGCCGTGTTCGCCGTCTGGTGGCTGTCGGTGATGCTGCCGACCGGGCAGGCCATGGAGCAGACGGCCTTCGTCGGCTCACGCATCGGGGCCCGCTTCGTGACCGCTCACGCCCGCAGCCTGCTGCATGTGGTGTCCCTGCCGGCGGCGGTCGGACTGGTGCTTGTGGTGCTCCTTGGCGCCCTGTGGCGTGGCAGTCGTCGGCGGGCGCTGTGGGCGGCGGCCGCGGTGGTCGCCATCAACGTATCCACACAGGTGATCAAGTACCTGATTCTGTGGCGCCCGGACTACGGGCTGTCACTAAGGTTCGGTGGCTTGAATACGCTCCCCTCCGGGCATACGGCCGTCGCCGCCTCGGCCGCCGTCGCCCTCATTGTGGTGGCTGCTCCGCGGTGGCGCCCGGCCGCGGCCTGGGCGGGGGCGCTGCTCGCCGCGGCGATGGGCTACTCCACCCTTGCCTGCCAATGGCACCGCCCCGGAGACGTGATCGCCGCCCTGCTGCTGGCCACCGCCTGGGGGGCGGCGGCGATCGCCTGCGGAGCCTGGGCGGATGAGCCGGCCGAGCTTGGCGAGGTTGAGCCGGGGGAGCATGGGCCCGCGGAGCGGGTGTCGGCGGCAGCCGTCCTGGGCGGGCTCGGAATCCTGGCGGCCGTGGTGGCCCTGGCCCTGGAGGTGCTCACCTGGCGGGGTGTCGTCGACGGCGGTGGCGTCGTCGCGGTGGCCGCCGGACAAATCACCCGCACCGGTGCGTTCATCGCCTATGCGGCCGGCGCCGTGGGCACCGTCGCTGTGGCCAGCATGGGGATGGCGGCACTGGCCCTGCTGTGCCCGTCGGCGAGCACAACCGGCAAGCGATAA
- a CDS encoding SpaH/EbpB family LPXTG-anchored major pilin, with protein sequence MKSLTRRRGAGLAAAVALAIGGMVAAPIATAVPAPAIFAAEPATDLNTALIDANERATLRIYKLAQTEDNGTDPGNGLVDDNATGAPVPGVEFTITKLDFDLTTQAGWQDLAALNGSAAAAANHKTNTVYTQTTDENGLADFSGLQVGAYLVSETKAPQNVTTAEDFVVTLPMTDPESGSVWNYNVHVYPKNSVVDSTKEVSDTGSPTIGDTITYTIKADIPKIDVAGGATIKNYQIVDPLDPRLEYQDIAVTMLGTGAVALSENTDFEVVTATGSDSKTYVTVTFTEAGRAKIAAARATGDTSTQVQVVIDSTIKAIGNGNGSISNTSFLIPNDSQTNWDPNNPNPNDVPGEPSDEVKSYYGKVTITKTGTDGKPAATYAGAEFQVYQCNPNGASQGATIDRDAANITGAALTANQVTAAGTTENTAKFTTGSDGTVTIDALRTNDFVNNAEVAVGERGWYCLVETKAPEGYEIQSDPIAFQVLKTNVEASPFSIGFTVIDVPSNAGFRLPLTGANGIIFLTVAGILLVAGAALLAVHNKRRSVED encoded by the coding sequence ATGAAATCCCTCACCAGGCGCCGTGGCGCCGGCCTCGCTGCGGCGGTGGCCCTAGCTATCGGCGGTATGGTCGCGGCACCCATCGCCACGGCCGTTCCCGCGCCGGCGATCTTCGCCGCGGAGCCGGCAACCGACCTGAACACGGCGCTTATAGACGCCAATGAGCGCGCGACGCTGAGGATCTACAAGCTGGCCCAGACCGAGGACAATGGGACCGACCCCGGCAATGGTCTTGTTGACGACAACGCCACCGGCGCACCGGTTCCGGGTGTTGAGTTCACGATCACGAAGCTTGACTTCGACCTGACCACTCAGGCCGGCTGGCAGGATCTCGCGGCCCTGAACGGCAGCGCCGCGGCGGCCGCGAACCACAAGACCAACACCGTGTACACGCAGACGACCGACGAGAACGGTCTGGCCGACTTCTCGGGCCTGCAGGTGGGCGCCTACCTGGTGTCTGAGACCAAGGCACCGCAGAATGTGACCACCGCCGAGGACTTCGTGGTCACCCTGCCGATGACCGACCCGGAAAGCGGTTCCGTGTGGAACTACAACGTCCACGTCTACCCGAAGAACTCGGTTGTGGACTCCACCAAGGAGGTCTCCGACACCGGCTCCCCGACTATCGGTGACACCATCACCTACACGATCAAGGCGGACATCCCCAAGATCGATGTTGCCGGTGGCGCCACGATCAAGAACTACCAGATCGTCGACCCGCTCGACCCGCGCCTGGAGTACCAGGACATCGCCGTGACCATGCTCGGTACTGGAGCCGTGGCGCTGTCTGAGAACACTGACTTCGAGGTCGTTACCGCCACCGGCAGTGACTCCAAGACCTACGTGACCGTCACCTTCACCGAGGCCGGCCGCGCCAAGATCGCCGCTGCCCGCGCCACCGGAGACACCAGCACCCAGGTGCAGGTGGTCATCGACTCCACCATCAAGGCGATTGGAAACGGCAACGGTTCGATCTCCAACACCTCCTTCTTGATCCCGAATGACTCGCAGACCAACTGGGACCCGAATAACCCCAACCCGAATGACGTGCCCGGTGAGCCCAGCGACGAGGTCAAGTCCTACTACGGCAAGGTGACCATCACCAAGACCGGCACCGACGGCAAGCCCGCCGCCACCTATGCCGGTGCCGAATTCCAGGTCTACCAGTGCAACCCGAACGGTGCCTCGCAGGGGGCCACCATTGACCGCGACGCCGCCAACATCACCGGCGCAGCTTTGACGGCCAACCAGGTCACCGCCGCCGGCACTACCGAGAACACCGCCAAGTTCACCACCGGCTCGGACGGCACCGTCACCATCGACGCACTGCGGACGAATGACTTCGTCAACAACGCCGAGGTCGCTGTGGGCGAGCGCGGCTGGTACTGCCTGGTGGAGACCAAGGCCCCCGAGGGCTACGAGATCCAGAGCGACCCCATCGCCTTCCAGGTTCTGAAGACCAATGTTGAGGCCTCTCCGTTCTCGATCGGCTTCACGGTGATCGACGTGCCCTCCAACGCCGGCTTCCGCCTGCCGCTGACCGGTGCCAACGGCATCATCTTCCTCACCGTCGCCGGCATTCTGCTGGTTGCGGGTGCGGCCCTGCTGGCGGTGCACAACAAGCGCCGCAGCGTGGAGGACTGA
- a CDS encoding response regulator transcription factor, with product MSIPTETLTRPDGSPIRVLVVDDEQTLADLLASALRYEGWEVTTAGTGRAAVRIAQEISPDVIVLDIMLPDFDGLEVMRRIHGHQPTVPVLFLTAKDAVEDRVAGLTAGGDDYVTKPFSLEEVVARLRALLRRSGADADKPTNVLEVGDLRMDEDSHEVWRGGDEIRLTATEFELLRYLMRNPRRVLSKPQILDRVWNYDFGGQANIVELYISYLRRKIDKGREPMIHTMRGVGYVLKPAASAR from the coding sequence ATGAGCATCCCCACCGAGACCCTCACCCGCCCTGACGGCTCCCCCATACGCGTCCTGGTTGTGGACGACGAGCAGACCCTGGCGGATCTGCTCGCCTCCGCGCTGCGCTACGAGGGCTGGGAGGTGACCACCGCAGGCACCGGCCGGGCGGCGGTGCGCATCGCCCAGGAGATCAGTCCCGATGTCATCGTGCTGGACATCATGCTGCCCGACTTCGACGGCCTGGAGGTCATGCGTCGCATCCACGGGCACCAGCCCACCGTTCCCGTCCTGTTCCTCACCGCCAAGGACGCCGTCGAGGACCGCGTGGCGGGGCTCACCGCCGGCGGGGACGACTATGTCACCAAGCCCTTCTCCTTAGAGGAGGTCGTGGCCCGCCTGCGCGCCCTGCTGCGACGCTCGGGGGCCGACGCGGACAAGCCCACCAACGTGCTGGAGGTAGGTGATCTGCGCATGGACGAGGACTCCCACGAGGTCTGGCGCGGGGGCGACGAGATCCGCCTGACCGCCACCGAGTTCGAACTGCTGCGCTATCTGATGCGAAACCCTCGCCGGGTACTATCCAAGCCGCAGATCCTGGACCGCGTGTGGAATTACGACTTCGGAGGGCAGGCAAACATTGTGGAGCTGTACATCTCCTACCTACGACGCAAGATCGACAAGGGCCGCGAGCCCATGATCCACACCATGCGCGGAGTCGGCTACGTCCTCAAGCCCGCCGCCTCCGCCCGGTAA
- a CDS encoding sensor histidine kinase — protein MWRNRRRRRSPEATESGRRLANPRSGRPAPHSLRTRLVVGVIGIVLVMAGGIGALSTLMLRQSLIDRLDEQLTAASERAAARRLGAAPTDSEQGRGPAAQPPADGATPPIGPKQDVPIGLDAVGQSTGTLTLIATGARDAAAGSDSPVSTIKAGYIDDDGNYRTLTGTECQTLLSLEATGKPVTVSIDSLGYYRVLVTKDSASGDVVVTGLSTAADEKLIRTQLLAQLCIALAGALIAAVAGRTMVRTSLAPLERVAGTAQRVASQPLSRGEVRIRERVDAADLASSQEIGQVGNALNTLLGHVDDALAARQRSETQVRQFVADASHELRTPLASIRGYTELIKRSGADCALPLQAVHALERVHSESVRMTALVEDLLLLARLDAGRELEQAEVDLVEILVDAVADARAAGPDHVWELELEVLEPPADISPEQAEEFVPEPALVVGDEARIRQVMVNLLANARVHTPAATRVSTTLSRTDGALVITVADDGPGIDPAVRERLFERFARGDASRERRTGSTGLGMSIALAIVQSHHGTLTVESRTGAEDHGTIFTVELPVASASATSR, from the coding sequence ATGTGGCGAAACCGCCGACGGCGGCGCTCCCCGGAGGCAACCGAGAGCGGACGGCGCTTGGCGAATCCCAGATCCGGCCGCCCGGCCCCACACAGTCTGCGCACCCGGCTCGTCGTCGGCGTGATCGGCATAGTCCTGGTCATGGCGGGCGGTATCGGGGCCCTTTCCACCCTCATGCTGCGCCAGTCACTGATCGACCGGCTCGATGAGCAACTGACGGCTGCCTCCGAACGGGCCGCCGCACGCCGTCTGGGCGCCGCTCCCACCGACTCCGAGCAGGGCCGGGGGCCGGCTGCCCAGCCGCCTGCCGACGGCGCGACCCCGCCCATCGGCCCGAAGCAAGACGTGCCCATCGGCCTGGACGCCGTCGGGCAGTCCACCGGCACGCTGACCCTGATCGCCACCGGCGCCCGCGACGCCGCCGCAGGCTCCGACTCGCCCGTCTCCACGATTAAAGCCGGATACATCGACGACGACGGCAACTACCGCACCCTGACCGGCACCGAATGCCAGACCCTGTTGTCGCTGGAGGCCACCGGCAAACCGGTGACGGTCAGCATCGACTCCTTGGGCTACTACCGGGTGCTGGTCACCAAGGACTCGGCCAGCGGCGACGTGGTAGTCACCGGCCTTTCCACCGCCGCCGATGAGAAGTTGATCCGCACCCAGCTGCTGGCCCAGTTGTGCATCGCATTGGCCGGGGCACTGATTGCCGCCGTCGCGGGAAGGACCATGGTGCGCACATCCCTGGCGCCCTTGGAGAGAGTGGCGGGCACGGCGCAAAGAGTCGCCTCCCAGCCGCTGTCCCGCGGCGAGGTGCGCATCCGGGAACGGGTCGACGCCGCAGATCTCGCCTCTTCACAGGAGATCGGCCAGGTCGGCAATGCCCTGAACACGCTGCTGGGGCATGTCGATGACGCGCTGGCGGCCCGTCAGCGCAGCGAGACACAGGTGCGGCAGTTCGTTGCCGACGCCTCCCACGAGCTGCGCACGCCGCTGGCCTCCATCCGCGGTTATACCGAGCTGATCAAGCGCAGCGGCGCGGACTGCGCACTCCCGCTCCAGGCCGTGCACGCCCTGGAGCGGGTGCATTCGGAGTCGGTGCGGATGACGGCGCTGGTGGAGGACCTGCTGCTGCTGGCCCGTCTGGATGCGGGCCGTGAACTGGAACAAGCAGAGGTCGACCTGGTGGAGATCCTGGTGGACGCTGTTGCCGACGCCCGCGCCGCCGGCCCCGACCATGTCTGGGAGCTTGAACTGGAAGTGCTCGAGCCGCCCGCCGACATCAGCCCGGAGCAGGCGGAGGAATTTGTGCCCGAACCTGCGCTGGTGGTCGGTGATGAGGCGCGTATACGGCAGGTCATGGTCAACCTGCTCGCCAACGCCCGCGTGCACACCCCCGCCGCCACCCGAGTGTCTACCACCCTGTCCCGCACCGACGGCGCGCTGGTGATCACCGTCGCCGACGACGGCCCCGGCATTGACCCGGCCGTGCGCGAACGCCTGTTTGAGCGCTTCGCCCGCGGGGACGCCTCCCGGGAGCGACGCACCGGCTCCACCGGTCTGGGCATGAGCATCGCCCTGGCGATTGTGCAGTCTCACCACGGCACTCTCACCGTCGAATCTCGCACCGGCGCCGAAGACCACGGCACCATCTTCACCGTGGAACTGCCCGTGGCCTCAGCATCCGCAACCAGCCGCTGA
- a CDS encoding PAS domain S-box protein, which translates to MEYVNGNERLFGAGDLFFSVTDTKGVIRGTNRVFNTLSRYSAEQLIGAPHNIIRHDDMPAGAFKLMWDELEQGSPACVYVLNRAQDGMDYWVFATVVPLADGYLSVRMRPGNQALFAPVKQMYARVRAAEREYAAAGHSRQEVGRYGAQLLTEELHKAQFRGFYPFARAALPRELALLVAEGVRVPARVNSDNPMSEILLTMAAIERDTDELVQQLGEYQELINGLGVWTTGIRSISERATRVGSVVTEVTSPDQDSSVPVVSARVKERIARALEVLQRLNSFLVALYEVVADVRFRASLMRLHTLMTGIFAAAVLDGEDADSAVAIGDLAEALVGDLEPLVPSCQNAADLAAHLDAEMRSLVSDLDRVNRPFQRWIRAVQDEGALPLNEGADAQALVREAVELSERGFPETASLAELAAKARGAVVTLDAPVIRERIETVRQALARMGE; encoded by the coding sequence ATGGAATACGTCAACGGCAATGAGCGGCTATTCGGTGCCGGCGACCTGTTCTTCTCGGTCACGGATACCAAGGGTGTAATTCGCGGTACCAACCGGGTGTTCAACACCCTTTCCCGGTACAGCGCGGAGCAACTCATCGGTGCACCGCACAACATCATTCGTCACGATGACATGCCTGCGGGCGCGTTCAAGCTCATGTGGGATGAGCTCGAGCAGGGCAGTCCCGCCTGCGTTTACGTACTCAATCGCGCGCAGGACGGGATGGACTACTGGGTCTTCGCCACGGTGGTGCCCTTGGCCGACGGCTATCTGTCGGTACGTATGCGGCCGGGCAACCAGGCCCTGTTCGCCCCTGTCAAGCAGATGTACGCCCGCGTGCGCGCCGCCGAGCGCGAATATGCCGCGGCGGGGCACTCGCGCCAAGAGGTGGGGCGTTACGGTGCGCAGCTGCTCACGGAGGAACTGCACAAGGCCCAGTTCCGCGGCTTCTACCCCTTCGCCAGGGCCGCCCTGCCGCGTGAGCTGGCCCTGCTGGTGGCCGAAGGGGTGCGGGTTCCGGCGCGCGTGAACTCCGACAATCCCATGTCCGAGATCCTGCTGACCATGGCCGCCATCGAGCGGGACACCGATGAACTGGTCCAACAGTTGGGCGAGTATCAGGAGCTGATCAACGGCCTGGGGGTGTGGACGACCGGGATCCGCTCCATCAGCGAGCGCGCCACCCGGGTGGGCTCGGTGGTCACCGAGGTGACCAGCCCCGATCAGGACTCCTCCGTGCCGGTTGTCTCGGCGCGTGTCAAGGAGCGCATCGCCCGGGCCCTTGAAGTGCTGCAACGGCTCAACTCCTTCCTGGTGGCCTTGTATGAGGTGGTTGCGGATGTGCGCTTCCGTGCATCGCTGATGCGCCTGCACACGCTCATGACGGGCATCTTCGCCGCCGCCGTTTTGGACGGGGAGGACGCGGACTCCGCCGTGGCGATCGGGGACCTCGCGGAGGCGCTCGTAGGCGATCTGGAGCCGTTGGTGCCCTCCTGCCAGAACGCTGCGGACCTGGCGGCTCACCTGGATGCGGAGATGCGCTCCCTGGTGTCCGATCTGGATCGGGTCAATCGCCCGTTCCAACGCTGGATCCGCGCCGTGCAGGATGAGGGAGCTCTGCCGCTGAATGAGGGTGCGGACGCTCAGGCCCTTGTGCGCGAGGCGGTGGAGCTCAGCGAGCGGGGATTCCCGGAGACCGCGTCCTTAGCCGAGCTGGCCGCTAAGGCACGCGGTGCGGTGGTCACCCTGGATGCTCCCGTCATCCGTGAGCGTATTGAGACGGTTCGGCAGGCGCTGGCTCGGATGGGGGAGTGA
- a CDS encoding class C sortase yields MGQTLTIADLLEAPRLDDAPSAPSADPVAAHDDGVEPPERPGGTADRKPSRGSLLMGVLPFILALAGAAVLAYPVLATQHNNARQQAIADQYQAQMDSTSPDVLGAKLASADKYNQELASSPILDPWLDQQRPDTPQYQAYLAELDLNEVMAQIVIPKIHVDLPIYHGTEADTLAHGVGHLFGTALPVGGTSTHSVLTGHTGLGSATLFDDLTELEDGDAFYLTAAGRTLKYEVNDIRVVLPTETESLNKVPGEDLVTLITCTPYGVNTHRLLVTGTRVPMDPAQAAAEQAAATPAPMRGWMLWLIGAVVAILAVLAVAVGRILWRNFKRMRAAEDKTTLASAARGPAESEVDGGTAPADLTGSMSRYLEALGNGRELSAGIQPDDVTSRPNDNSQHQRDDLP; encoded by the coding sequence ATGGGCCAGACGCTGACAATCGCCGATCTCCTGGAGGCGCCCCGCCTCGATGACGCTCCCAGTGCGCCATCAGCGGATCCGGTCGCTGCGCACGACGACGGCGTCGAGCCCCCCGAGCGGCCCGGCGGAACAGCGGATCGTAAACCCAGCAGGGGTAGCCTCCTGATGGGTGTGCTGCCCTTCATTCTGGCGCTGGCCGGTGCGGCGGTGCTGGCCTATCCGGTGCTCGCCACGCAACACAACAACGCCCGCCAGCAAGCCATCGCCGACCAGTATCAGGCGCAGATGGACTCAACCAGTCCCGACGTGCTCGGCGCCAAACTCGCCAGTGCGGACAAGTACAATCAGGAACTCGCCTCCTCCCCGATCCTCGACCCCTGGCTGGACCAGCAGCGTCCCGATACTCCGCAGTACCAGGCCTACCTGGCCGAACTTGACCTGAATGAGGTCATGGCCCAGATCGTTATCCCCAAGATCCATGTGGACCTGCCGATTTACCACGGCACCGAGGCGGACACGCTCGCACACGGCGTCGGTCACCTATTCGGCACCGCCCTGCCTGTGGGCGGGACCTCCACCCACTCAGTGCTGACCGGGCACACCGGCCTGGGCTCGGCAACTCTGTTCGACGATCTGACCGAGCTTGAGGACGGAGACGCCTTCTACCTGACCGCCGCCGGCCGCACCCTGAAGTATGAGGTCAACGACATCCGCGTGGTGCTGCCCACCGAGACCGAATCGCTTAACAAGGTCCCCGGCGAGGACCTGGTCACGCTGATCACCTGCACCCCTTACGGTGTCAACACCCACCGACTGCTGGTCACCGGCACGCGCGTGCCCATGGACCCGGCGCAGGCGGCGGCGGAACAGGCCGCCGCCACGCCAGCGCCCATGCGCGGCTGGATGCTGTGGCTGATCGGGGCGGTTGTGGCCATTCTGGCCGTGCTCGCCGTCGCCGTCGGCCGTATCCTGTGGCGCAATTTCAAGCGTATGCGGGCCGCCGAGGATAAGACCACACTGGCATCGGCTGCGCGCGGCCCCGCCGAGAGCGAGGTGGACGGCGGCACCGCGCCGGCGGACCTGACCGGGTCGATGTCTCGCTACCTCGAAGCGCTGGGGAATGGGCGGGAGCTTTCAGCCGGCATACAGCCGGACGACGTAACATCGCGGCCCAATGACAACTCCCAGCACCAGCGCGACGATCTCCCCTGA